A part of Curtobacterium sp. MCLR17_036 genomic DNA contains:
- a CDS encoding glycosyltransferase family 1 protein: protein MSARSVERDTSPRTVAVVTESFLPTLNGVTTSVLAVLDHLERRGHRAVVIAPDTPGLAQFRSRSAVERYRSFDVHRIPAVAYRQFPVALPHPVLDTILAASGADVLHAASPFLLGGRAITAAGRLGIPSVAVFQTDVAGFARRNGLTATVPLVRRILGRIHAGASLTLAPSSATAAMLAEDGVPRVARWGRGVDTELFHPARRASGHVRALRRRLAPAGETIVGYVGRLAPEKEVERLAELGGVPGIRVVVAGGGPSRTFLERRLRHLDVTFTGPLRGDALADAYAALDVFVHTGPAETFGQTLQEAHASGLPVVAPASGGPIDLVAPGLDGELFDPDAPQALRQAVLRLHHDRALAERMGSAGRLRVEGTTWEAVGDQLLAHHDTARTIGAPPVGRGLRAGRDEKVGARA from the coding sequence ATGAGCGCACGCAGCGTGGAGCGCGACACGTCCCCCCGGACCGTGGCCGTCGTGACCGAGAGCTTCCTGCCCACCCTCAACGGCGTGACCACCAGCGTCCTGGCGGTCCTCGACCACCTGGAACGCCGCGGTCACCGCGCGGTCGTGATCGCACCGGACACCCCGGGACTCGCACAGTTCCGGTCCCGCAGTGCTGTCGAGCGCTACCGCTCCTTCGACGTGCACCGGATCCCCGCCGTCGCCTACCGGCAGTTCCCGGTCGCGCTCCCCCACCCCGTCCTCGACACGATCCTCGCCGCCTCCGGCGCCGACGTCCTGCACGCCGCGAGTCCGTTCCTGTTGGGTGGGCGCGCCATCACGGCGGCCGGGAGGCTCGGCATCCCCTCCGTCGCCGTCTTCCAGACCGACGTGGCCGGGTTCGCCCGCCGCAACGGCCTGACCGCGACCGTCCCGTTGGTGCGCAGGATCCTCGGACGCATCCACGCCGGGGCGTCGCTGACGCTCGCCCCGTCGAGCGCGACGGCCGCGATGCTCGCCGAGGACGGCGTGCCCCGCGTCGCCCGCTGGGGTCGCGGAGTCGACACCGAGCTGTTCCACCCCGCGCGTCGGGCGTCCGGGCACGTGCGGGCGCTCCGCCGCCGACTCGCCCCGGCCGGCGAGACGATCGTCGGCTACGTCGGACGACTCGCCCCGGAGAAGGAGGTCGAGCGGCTCGCCGAGCTCGGGGGCGTCCCGGGGATCCGCGTCGTCGTCGCCGGCGGCGGGCCGTCCCGCACGTTCCTCGAGCGACGGCTCCGGCACCTCGACGTGACCTTCACCGGCCCCCTGCGCGGCGACGCCCTGGCCGACGCCTACGCGGCGCTCGACGTCTTCGTGCACACCGGGCCGGCGGAGACCTTCGGCCAGACCCTCCAGGAAGCGCACGCCTCGGGGCTGCCCGTGGTCGCCCCCGCGTCGGGTGGACCGATCGACCTGGTGGCGCCGGGGCTCGACGGCGAGCTCTTCGACCCGGACGCCCCGCAGGCGCTGCGCCAGGCCGTCCTGCGGCTCCACCACGACCGCGCACTCGCGGAACGGATGGGATCGGCCGGCCGCCTGCGGGTCGAGGGGACGACCTGGGAGGCCGTCGGCGACCAGCTCCTGGCCCACCACGACACCGC